Below is a genomic region from Gasterosteus aculeatus chromosome 2, fGasAcu3.hap1.1, whole genome shotgun sequence.
TCCAGCGACTGGTTTGCTTTTACCTgacaaaagcaaacacacacacggagcacaGAGCAACTAAACGGGCTCCTTTCGTCCGTACAATCAGCTGCTGCTCCGTCCAAGTCTACGTCTAAGCAATCAAACAGTGTTTGTATTGATGATGtcgttttctttatttaaatattagcAGTGGGTCTTTAAGACTACTCGGACTCAACAGTCACATCAcgcaaataaataacaaaataaatacacagccATGTCAGTCAAATTCTttcatgttaaataaataataaatacatacttTCTTTTTTCGCCCCGCGTGGGGGTTCTGAATGTAACagtaacaaaaagagaaaagcagggAACAAACAGCAAAAGATGACCTGCTCTGTGTAAAATTATCAAAGACAGTTATAAAACATCTGCACTTAAAAAGGCTTTGAAAAAGTACTCAAAACTAAATACGCCACGTCAGCTATCTGTATAGATTCTTAAAATATTGACGTGAGACATTTGCGTTGACCGTGATAATCAGTAAGgatgatgctgtgtgtgtgtgtgtgtgtgtgtgtgtgtgcgcacgttaCAAAACAAAGTTAATAAATAGATTgcttcaaataaataaacctcAATAACATAAATGGCAATAAGTTACAATTTAAGAGTTCACAAgtttaaataattcatatatAACAATAATTATGGTACCACAGAACTATCCATTAAGATGAAGTGCAACTCCTATGTTGATAAATACTATTGATATGACTAACGGAACTTGAGCTGTGCGCACAAAATTACTATTATctcaggtaaaaaaataaaaaaaggaattaatGGATGAATCTGCTGCTGTTTAAAATCCTCACATCAGTCCCATGAAAACAGCCCACggcttcctgcccccccccacacactacATGGGTCAACATTGTGCTGTTGACACCTTTGCCGCAGTAATACCACAGAGACCCCAgccagtgtctcacacacacacacacacacacacactgtgcgcTACAGGGCAGCGCGTCCAACTCGTCTCTGTCCTCTCCGAGCTGCTTCAGGCGATCCTGTGCTCCAGGCGAAAACATGATCAACCGCTCATCCACAAACAGTTGAGGACAGAAAAGAGACAACAGGTAAACACAGAGcacatcaccccccccacacagtccCTGGTgtccgtcctcgtcctctggGGACCAGCAGCACGCGGCTCGTCTCCTCTGGCCCGCTGCTCCCTGGGTTGATTTCTTATTCAAGTCGGCGTTTATTTAAAATACCTgaattcccttttttgtttttgaatcgTATTTCAACGTGTCGGAGAGCGGTTCAACGTGTCTCCCGTAGCGCCCCGTCCTTCGCGCCGCCGCGCTGCCTCACACTTTGATGCCCTTCACAGCTCTGTTGATGGTCTCCAGCAGGGCTTTGTTCTCGGCGCTCTGGAAGCGGTCCTTGTTGGTGTACATGTGGGTCAGGGTGCTCACGTAGCTGTCGAAGTTCTGCTCCGTGATTGGCTCCTGCTGTGGTACAAACAACAACCAATGGCGACTGAGAGGAGCCGGCAAAGGGACCCGCCGGCACAGCTGTGCGTGGACGAGGACTCACCATGTGCGGCAGGCTGATGTTGGCCAGGCTGCGGATCAGCGCGCGGCTCAGGCCGGACAGCTCCGCGAACAGAGCCTCGTTCTGCTCCTCGATCATCTTGTTCTCGTGCTCGATGGTCTTCAGGTTCATCTCCATGGAGGAGATCTGCAacacacagcagggggggggggttctacacGGGTCCCACTCCAGACACATGACATCATGGGGGATAACCAGGACGGACAAACCCTGCTGTCCATATATATGCAACGGACATGCAATTTTATCttaaaagtgaaagtaaatATTTGTGAGATTTCACAGATTGGAATCTTCAGACTGGGACATGAATATTTAGAGTCGTACTGAGGATGCAGTCACAGCTGCTTCTGCTTAACATACATTGCATGTCCCCTTGTCTTTTAGAGGGGACGTATCCCCCTCGTGCACACACGTTTCTGTCTAAATACCAACAAACTGTGAAATAAGAAACCGTCTAGATTCAATAGGACGGCGTTCCCCTTCTTTTCACATGCAGGATCGCCGGGATTTCATCCCATGAAGAATGGCGTGGAAACGTTTCCTCAGTTCAGATCGGGTGCTTTTGGGGTGAGACGGCGTCTGTTCAGACGAACGATGTGTTTTTAACACGAAAGCACGTAAACACgtggcagaggaacaaagaaGTATAAATCTGGAAACGAGCCCAAATGTGTTAGTGGACCTGAAATGTTCCAATAAAAGCCTCTGTTGCCACAAGTGGTGATTACAAGATAATGTGAAATGAGTTTCAACGAGTAAATAATGTCAcacttttaaacacacaaactttgAGTCTAAACACATTAGCACACCCGTCCAGCAAGAATGTTGAGAGATAAATCCTAACCCACCTGAGTCTGCAGGTTGACCATGTCCGCCTCCATTTCATTGTTGGATTCATTCAGGTCGTTGATCTCTTTGTTGAGCTGCTTAATATCTTCATCGTTGTCCAAAACTAAAGCAGAAGCCAGAAACATTAGCATAGAAAAGAAGAGTCTGGTCTGCATATTCTGAGAGGAACAGTAAAAACGATGCGGTGGGTTCCTCCATGGGCCTGACTAGGCCTCATAGCCGAATGAAGGTTCCCTGCTGCCACTACAGGATGCGTTCCAGTCTACTTTTACCTTGACATGATACACAACAGGGGTCGCTCATCGAATGAGACCGTGTGTCTGGTACGGCTTACTCATACAAACACGTCTTTCACACATCTCACCATCACTGGCTCTGAACTTGGTGCTCAGGTAGTCCTCTGTGGGGAACTTGGCCTTCTTCTTGGCGAACAGGGCTCTGGGGCATCCTGACAGGCTGGAGGCAGGTGAcacagaagaggggggggggggtcatcactGTTGCCTGAGCTGCACATCTCAACACATGAAGGACCCTGTTGCTTCCAGTGGACCATGTGTCAATAACGTCACGTGCTTGAACTTTTCATTATGAAGCTTTTTCAGGTCCTGTACAACTTTCCAATGTTGGACATTGACGCAGATTTCTATGGCTCGATCCATGAGAGAGGTGGTCTTATTGTCATCTGGTTGAGAGCTGGTTGAGAGCTGACCTGCGGTGCGTGAGGAAGCTTCCATTAGCGTGTCCGGAGCCGTCACAACCTGGGGTTGGGCAGGTGGGCCCCTCAGTCTTGAAGGCCTTCCAGTTGAAGGGGGTTCCGTTCAGGAGACCCTCCTTCTGTCTGCGGGCGGCCAGCGGGCAGCCGTAGGCGCTGCGGTGGGTGGCGTATTTCCCACTGATGTGACCCAGGCTGTCACAGCCGGGAACCGGACACCTGCACGCAGAAGACACGCGGGTGAGATGAGACCGACccaacaacacaaaggctaGAAAGGTGAGAATTTCTACAATAAAGATTTTCGTTATATACTTTCTATACGGGGCCAAATCAGGGTTTAAACATTGGATAATGCCATCGATGCAAGAGCTTTAAGGTTAAGCACGTCCCGTTATCATCATGCTGGTACATTAACTGGGATGTGTGCCAATGCAATATGAAGCCAATGTACGGTTCTCTACCAAGAACTACATTCAGAGTATCTGGAGTAAGTGTATTTTCCCATCAGGGCCTAATTCCATTTTGGGGGTAAGTATGATTCACAGtgatttcctctctctctgtctttccctttttattgcattttactTTTACCGTCAGTCTGGCTAAAAGCAGACATTATGGCTTTCTGAGCAGTACGAACTTTAAAAGCTCGGAGTCCTCCTGGTTGTCCTTGGTAGGAGTTTTAATTCCACTTTTCTTGGCACGCGGGCACCCAGAGATACTGAAAACAGAAAGTATGGAGTTGATAGCATAGGGTTGAGAAAAGGTCTGCTTGTTAACGGGAGAGCACATTATGAGGAAGGATAAGTTCACAGAGGCCGATCAACCAAACTACAAAGCAAATCAACTCAAACGCGCCCAATGTGGCCAGAAATAATGGAAAGGTGTGCAGATGTGTGAGTACATGATCCCTGTCTAACTCTACCATGAACTGTCACTAGGCCTCTCtggctgactgtgtgtgtgtgtgtgtgtgtgcgtttttgtaTTTGGGTTGTTACCTTCTGTGGGAGGTGTAGTTTCCTGTGATGTGGCCTGAGCCGTCACACCCTGGCGTGGGGCatctgagggaggagagggggtcaAAATCAAGTTCCAGAACACTGGAGAGAGTCGGTGtgaaactgtgcagaggaaggaAATAGTGTGTTTGTTCCTTCTGTCTTCTCCGTTATTCAAACGCGCGTTGTGTGTATTCTGCTGCATTTAGCGTCGACTCTCTGGTAAAGAGAACTACTGACTCAGATCACATTCACATGAACGGACTGAAGTGAAAGCGAGCGCAGGCCGAGCCGGAGGAAGAGGCCCAGGCGGACGCGGCAGCAGAGGCGGCGGCAGGCAACAAAAGATGAGCCACCGCCAGCGGAACGGAGCGCTGCGCCGCTGGCGGCGTCTGTGGCAGTGCATGGAAGTGGCGGTGGAAAGGCAGTGGAGGTGCACAGCAGACATACTTAAGTTCAGGGGTGTGGGCCGCCATGAGGGACCGAAGGCTCTTATCAGCGAGGGGACACCCAGACAgactgagaggagggagagagagagagagagaggggggacagGTGGGAGGAGAGGCGGGCGAAAGGAAAGCCAGCGTGGGGGGAttgaaaggagagaggaggaagacgtgAGCAAAGGGAAATCAAGAATGCAAGGCACACCAAGGTCattcaggaggaagaggacaggcGGCGAGAAGTAAATTACTGATGCGTATCAAAGTCAATGAGCGTCGCCAGGCTCGCGCTGCATTATTGCCTCGGCCGTGTCCATATCAAACAAAAATATTAGAATTAGTCGCGGTGCCGGCGCTCCGGGCTCAGCGCACATTTCGCCCGGCGCCTCACACGCGGGGGCCAGTGCGTACCTGCGATGGGACGCGTAGTTCCCAGTGATGTGGCCGCTGCCGTCGCAGCCGGGCGTGGGGCACCTGCAGGGGGCGACACGCACGGACGGGGCTGTTAGACGCTGGGGCTggacgggggggagaagagCTACATCGCTGCTACCAGACGGATTGTCAGGAAGTGTTTGTATCGCAGCTGTAATCGCTCACTAAGTCAACGCACAGCTACTGTGGTAATGATGCACATTAACTGCTAATATGATCCTCCTgttaattaaaacaattaaaagctTTTCTGTTAATATGTGTAAGAGCATAGTTAGTATCACATTATACACACTATACAAAATGAGAATGTACCTGTTCAATGTAGTGGTTTTAAAGGAAAAGCGGTAATTACCACATGTTAgcgtgctaacatgctaaactaGATGTCGTCACTGCGCGCGCGTCAGAGCGAGACTCACGAGAGCAGTTCTTTCTTGCTGTCCTTGGGCTGGAACTTGACCTTAAAGCTGGGGGTCGTGACCTCTCCTGGGTACTTCCTGTCCTCCAAACAGTCCTGCGTCATGTCGCAGTCCTCCGCGTCAGACGACGGCTCCATCTGACGTGCAAACGGAAGCTTGTAAATCCCCCGTGCTCCCTTTAAGCTGGACTTATTgttcatttaattcatttcatctTGATACCATTTGAGTGTTGGCTTTCTTTACACATTCAAACCGTCCGAATCACCCTTTTCTACTTTGTGCAGACAAATGGCGTCTCCGAATCCAGTGTCCTCATGAAAAATGTACACTCCGAGGCCTTTATGTTTCTTTTGAACCGGTTCAAAGGAGAAAGAATTAGCATATGCCAAAGCGAGGATGGTGCAATGCACCTGACACACCACCTCTGTTACTCCGAGCTTTTCACTGTTACTCTGCGAGTCCCTGAAACAAACTAACAGGACAAAGAGGCATTTGTCTCATTTGCGGCGCGTGGTTTGGAGCTCGCGCTCACCTCGTCCGGTTCCTCCTCCCGGTGGCGGCTGGATTTGGTGTAATCCAGGGggccctcccactcctcctgcTTGTAGGTGTGCAGGTGTGGCGATGTCACCCCGCTGCTTCCACCGTgacggagggaggaggtggaggaggaggaggaggaggaggacgggtctGGGGACCGGACGCCGGGGCTGCTGCCTTCTCGCTTGATGGGCTTCTTCATACTCAGGTCCAGGGTGCCGTTCTCGTCCACCTCAATGGCCAATTCCTTAACCGAGAGAACCAATGCATACGTCACTTCAGGAGGTCCTTAAATGACATTATAATGGTGAATATTTTTGTATAGTAATTTTCGTTTTTAAAGGCTCTATTTTAGGATAAAGCGTGGATCATCATGCAGAGCAGCTGGTGCAGGTTTGCTTGGGAGTTGAAGATACAAACACACTAATTAAAGTGTAAAAGCGGAACGCGGTCTCCTCTGGTGCGGTCCTGCGTGTTGATGATCACATGACACATCACTGATTCACAACCTGCGCTGAGGGGCATTCATCTTCCATATtgatttcttcctctttctgccccTTCGCCCTCACGCATTCATACAGGCGTTTTCACGGCGCAACACGTTGGTATTCAGAACGCCTCATTCCTTGCAGTGAAGCTGCTCTGCAGGGCGCCGCTGGCAGGTGAACACAAGCGGCGCGGCGAGATGAGCTGTTTTCAGTCTTCATCTTAAATGGCGCTCATAAGAGCTGGTCAAGGGCCAGAAAAATCAAAGGGttagaaggaggagaggaaacgggAACGGTTCCCAGAAATGTCCCCGGTTGATGAGCGCTGTGTTCCAATGTTTCAATATTGGATTTCGACCGGCTCCGGCTCTGATTCCAGATCAGTCCGCGGTTGATCGGCGCTGTAATACTGCGCCGACAAGGCCAGACAACACCGCCAGAGCCATTAATCCCCACGCTGTACCTTCCTAACACAGCGCCGGGGAAGAAGAAATGATGAAGCAGTCACTTTCTCTCCTCTGTGAagcaaaaaggcttttaaaaatcaCAATATGGGGGAAGTGGTGCTCCAATTACACCTTCTGTGCACAGGCAGGGGAAACGAGGGatgaggaagagagcgagataaaatagagtaaaaaaggatgtgaaaaggaaatgaaaggacGAGTggcgggggaggagaaggggattgGAAGATCTGTCCGGCGGATAATGAAAAAAGGCTACCTGGTGGCAAAGTAATCCAGGGAACCGGCAGTCAGCCAAATTCAATAACAACATGAGGAGTGTgtgggatggagggatgaaaggGTGCAGCGGGACGGGAGGGGTGATGCAACCGCATCTCAACACCACCCTACAAGCCAACGCCTCCTCGTGATGCATTCATGCAGAGCTGATGAGAAGGGAATAAATGAGCAAAagacaggagaggagaaaggaagaggaggaggggggggagacgaaaGGGGGAGGGCAGAGAGGTGAGtgacgggaggaagaggagagaagaggaagagaggagggaacgCTCTATAACTCTGACTCGATGGAGGACGTATCGTCCCCGTACGTCTCCATCGCCTTTCCTAAAGCGCTGCGTGAGACGTCTCCTCACCTTGGAGGGGGCTTTGGTGCTGAGGTTCTCCGGTTTCTCCCAGCAGCGCGTGGACAGGTTCAGGATGGCGGTGGCGGCCATGTGAGCGGCCTCGGCGTCGTGGGAGTAGTCGTAGGCCAAGGAGGAGCTCTTCCCGTAACCCGGGAGACTCGGGGACGGAGACTTGGGGAACGAGGGCTTTGCTGCGGGAGGACGAGAAGTCAACTTCAGACCAGCTGATCGTGCCCTCAACCTCAAACGCTCGGTGGGGCAAAGCCATGCAAACTGCACCCAACATAAGGGTGTAGAGCCAGCAGCCCAtacgcttagcttagcataaacgcTGGAAGCAGCTGTCACTCAAAAATCAACCGGCGATCCGCTCTCACTTTTGAAGGCTTTGGGTGGCGTTTCGCTGGCGGGCATCTTTGGAGCAAGCGTGCGCTTCCCGAACACCTGAGCGTCGAAGCTTGCATAATCGAAGGACACCTTGGAGTACTTCTCCAGCTCCTTGGCCAGGTTGGCGCGAGGCGTGGCGGGCGCCATGTTGGGCCGGTAGCTGCCGTACTGAGGCAcctccagctgcttcacaaAGCACAtgggcctggaggaggagagggaggagacgtCAGGAGAGACATAAAGGACAGAGAAGAGGATCGACGCCATAAAGAGTCACACAATCGACCAAAACgtggagcagagggagagaaatggaGGAGAGGCGAGGGGCTGTGGAGGCTTTGAGCGGGTGAAGATGGAGGAAAGCGGGTACTTAGCAGCAGCGCGGCCGGATTAAAAGCTTTCTTATCAGCAGAGGGCACATTTGCATGTTGTACAGCATAGAATTTACGAGCTTTAAGCCATCTCGTTTTCCTGGAGAGCCGGGCTTTTGTCAGACCTGTTGGTGTAAGTCCAATGATagacgggggagagagaaggtacagaggaggaggaggacgaggaggaggaggaggaggaggctgtacGCCATCAACCCCCTCTGGCCCAGCCTCCTTCTGTCCTCCTCTTCACGCTGTATCACATCTCAGAGTCGCAGGCCGAGCAGAAGACACTGCACTGACCACAGTGAATCCtgcttctccctctccatccaaCGTGATTCCATCAGAACATCTCATGGAGTTCTTCTGTACCAGACAACCGGGCTCAGATTAAAACAAAGCAAGCCGTATTCTGTCTTAATCCAGTCCGCTTTGTCCCACCGCTGATGAGGTTTTCCTCAAGGAAAGCAATTATTTTTCCTATCCGCCTCGCGATGCCCCTGTAACTTACATCATTAGCTTATCGTTGCATAGTTGATTAAAATACCAACGAGGAAGAGCTTGCAGCGTAGTGCCAGGGTCTGGTTAATTATCAGTCTTACATTCAGATAAAGACATCTGACAGTGATGCTTCCCGCTGAACGTTTCAGGACCTCCTGGCtgcaggggtcaggggtcagctcTGCCTCTCCTGGCGAGGGGCCACCACTCAAAGTCAGGGCGGTTCATTCACATCTACGGAGCCCCCAATCCAACAGGTGAACGTCCAGAAAGCTCAGTTCATTAGACATATGTGATGGGAGATAAATGTCCCTCCCATTCTACTATTATTACATTCACACTACATTGGTTGAAGTCTAGATGGTCTTTTGATGGACCTGCTGAAGATAAGAAATACCCTCCATTGTGATACGAGTCGAAGGCTCATCTGAGGTAAAGGCCCTTTTTACTACTCATTGATGCTGAATTAAGAATAAAGAATTATACTTTTGTTTCTCAATTTTCTTCAATTTCCAGGACGTTGAGAAGGAAAGAGCAAATGGACACGCAACGGGGAGCTTTTGTGACGGCCCACCTCAGCACCCGGTCGTTGAGACTCCCTTTGAGCTGCTCGCTGCCGGGCTGGGACAGATGCTGCTTGTCAAGGCCCTTGGACagcttctctgcagcagcgaTGGGGCATCCAGAAAGACTGGCGGAGGAAACAAAGGCTGTGACTCTGCATCACGCTGATGTGGACTCTCTGCATGCATGAATATAAGAACTTATACATACCTGCGGTGTGTGTTGCGGTTGCTGTTGACGTGACCCTGACCGGTGCAGCCGGGGGTCGGACACTTCAGCACGTTCTCATGCATGGCCAGAACTACggagcagaaaacacacacactcagggtcAGAGGGTCCAATCTAGACGGTTTAAAACTCTTTTTTCATGTATTGTATGTAAATATCTTGGTTGGGGTGAAGGGTTGCGtcttattatttacatttattaacgTCCAGACACCGAGCATCATAAATATTCCCGCTCTTGTTGCAGctcctgtcttttcttttgaacGGCTGCCAAAAAGCAGCTATTAGTTCCATTGAATGTATCGTCTCTAGCAATAAGTCAAcactataaaatatatatatctgcaATGAGAAAGACATTGAGACCCAACGTGTGTCCCCCTTTTAATCGGTTCAGGACGGTCCCAAAGTAAGAAACACCCGCAGGAGTATGAAGTGAACGGCATTCAGAGAATAGCAGCGGGCATAACAACGGGGCATTAAACGGACCTGTCGTCATGGCTACGGGAAGATGGCCTCTGACATTTATGTCTGGGGAGATGAGGAAAAACACGGTAACTGCACAATCTGCATAGCTGTGGAGAACCACGTCGGATAAACGCAATTTGAATTTTGATAGCCTGTTAACCTTTTCTACCTGTCAACTGTTGACACGGTTGCCTGATTCCTCCAGCAGAAGCATGAGCGGCGACGACTGAGGCGTGTGCTTAGACCAACATATTATCAGCTGGTACCGCGGTAACGTGTGCGGCGAGCCAGGGCGCTACACTCACTCTCCGGGGGGATCCTGTCCTTGTGCGGACAGCCTGACAAGCTGCGGTGGTGGGGGTAAAGGCCGGTCACGTGACCCGTCCCGTCGCACCCCGGGGTGGGACACTTGATCTCCCTCTTCTCCGGCCTGCTGCTCTCtgcgtggaggagaagaggagaggagaaggtggGATGAATGAGGAACGCCACCATTTCAGGGAGCTTTTTCTAAACGCCCCTGAGGATGAAGCGACATCCAATGATGGAAATGAACCCAGAGCAAAGTTGACCTACTAATCCTGGAGGATCTTGTCGGGACAAAAAGCCACCTACATGTCCCGGGGGAAACCACGGCGCTACGACCTCCACATAATTAAAGAGgtctcctccctgctgctgctcgtcgtGAGCAGGCCAGAAACAGCAGAGAGCCACAGAACGCCTCCACGCTCTATTGGCCTTCAAATTGAATGCTAACGAGACGTGTATCTCCTAATTAGCGCCGAGTGGAACGGGAACGTCAccgcggggggggtgggggaggccaAGGAGAGGGCGTCACATACTGCTGTACCGCGAGGAGCGTGACGAGCGGGCAGCGTGCCCACGGTGGGATACAAGGCCTGGACACGTGCAGCACCGGGGAATAAGCTCTGTCCTCTCGAACACGTGTCTCTCGCTGTTGTCCCTCTCTTCAAGCACTTCCCTGGAAATCTATTCAGCTGGAACCACTTCATTCACATCACATCGGAGATCTAAAAGGATCTAAGAGGAGTGCTCTGACTCATCCTGGCTCTTTATTTGGCAAACTGTGTTTATTAGTGCACTGTGCTGCAAACATTTAGTTCAGTACACGACGCGGCGCGCTGGTTCAAAACATGTTGTCTCCGTTGTTTCTGTTTGAAAGAATGAATCACTCACTATTCGTGTCCTCAAGATTCACTCTGCTGAACTATCGCAGTGAACACGGGGACGTCGGTGAGCAGGGAGACGTGCAGGGAGACAAGAGCCCTCATGCCTGCAGGCTAAACATGCAGCTAAGGCCGGGGgagggttagcttagcataacgactACAGTTGGCTCGCTACGTTTTCTACTTCTAATAAATCCCCTTGCACCCTAAAGCCTCGTTCTTTAGAGGCACGCAATGTGCCAAAGCTTCCTCAGCTGCCGCTCAAAGAAGCTGTTGAGACTCAATCTCGCGTTTCGCAaacaatgatgatgatcatgTATCTGATGCTTTGAACACAATTCCATCCACCTGCGTTTCATTAGGGCAGCTGCAAAGCACATTATCCAAAGAGAAGAGGGGGGTTCTGCTCTTTTGGTGGCAGCGCGACCACACAATGCCAACGTGCCTCACGCCCTACCTTTGCTGAAGTAGCTCTTGCGGATGACGTCCAGGTGCTTGGGCCGGTCGTCCATGGTGAAGTATCGCTGCTGGTGGATATCTGGCGTGCGGAGCAGCTCCCCGGGCCCGGCCGGCTTCACCTGCTCCGCCTTCAGGGCGATGGCTTGCTCCAGCAGGCCCAGGTTCCCTCGCGTGATGTCAAACATCTCCGACTCGTCCGTCACGGTGGAGCGCTGCGACAGGCTGTCGTCATCATCGCGCTCGTCGTCCCCGTCCACGTCCTCAAAGTCTCTCTCCTCCGACCGGTCGGATCGCACTTCGATAACGTCGGGAGAGGTGGAGGACACGGCTCTGTGCACCTTATAGTTCTCACCTCTGAGGTTGGGGAAATGGTCTTCTAATGGACTGACCCTGTTTAAGCCGTAGCTCAGAGGAGGGCCGGCCGTGTAGTTCTGAAGCAGGCCAGGTTTATGGAAGTCATATTTGTCTAGTGGACCGGCCCTGCTGTACTTGTCACAGGGACTGGCCCTCAGTGACTTGTAGTCCTCCAGAGGACTGGCCCTCAGTGACTTGTGGTCCTGCAGAGGACTGGCCCTCGGTGACTTGTAGTCCTGCAGAGGACTGGCCCTCAGTGACTTGTGGTCCTCCAGAGGACTGGCCCTCAGTGAGTTGTGGTCCTGCAGAGGACTGGCCCTCAGTGACTTGT
It encodes:
- the LOC120829189 gene encoding myelin transcription factor 1 isoform X5; the protein is MKLCRTFLENEFRGELVNQRWTRGERTSTRCQASQRLQSRRPIMMSVESDTKRTRTRSKGIRVPIELVGQELSILGCPVARKRRLEEAEAEQEQDAEQPAAKRKSPPLRMALDEGFSAESDGGSEAEGEGQRSGETAETKGEEEEEDMAEDPLQDGQTNGQENGTRVEEEEEREEEVGQKEENSFAADEDEECVIVGPRLGPAPPARRECRSASQSAEEVADSLLHLGRVSDSFAPAVAVHQPVAVDTEEEVTVAAKRGEDAKDEQEGNMTEREEEEEVQASEEAAEVEEEEVEDKKGECPDSSSHVIQENHQHLTQDVRHQQIKGDEEEEEDMAAPSAEEEKEEERHKEVRHNLPNSDVPTAIRNITSTAAAQGTHTKAEDLTASPLEDHKSLRTSPLEDHNSLRASPLEDHNSLRTSPLEDHNSLRASPLEDHKSLRTSPLEDHNSLRTSPLEDHKSLRASPLQDHNSLRASPLEDHKSLRASPLQDYKSPRASPLQDHKSLRASPLEDYKSLRASPCDKYSRAGPLDKYDFHKPGLLQNYTAGPPLSYGLNRVSPLEDHFPNLRGENYKVHRAVSSTSPDVIEVRSDRSEERDFEDVDGDDERDDDDSLSQRSTVTDESEMFDITRGNLGLLEQAIALKAEQVKPAGPGELLRTPDIHQQRYFTMDDRPKHLDVIRKSYFSKESSRPEKREIKCPTPGCDGTGHVTGLYPHHRSLSGCPHKDRIPPEILAMHENVLKCPTPGCTGQGHVNSNRNTHRSLSGCPIAAAEKLSKGLDKQHLSQPGSEQLKGSLNDRVLRPMCFVKQLEVPQYGSYRPNMAPATPRANLAKELEKYSKVSFDYASFDAQVFGKRTLAPKMPASETPPKAFKTKPSFPKSPSPSLPGYGKSSSLAYDYSHDAEAAHMAATAILNLSTRCWEKPENLSTKAPSKELAIEVDENGTLDLSMKKPIKREGSSPGVRSPDPSSSSSSSSTSSLRHGGSSGVTSPHLHTYKQEEWEGPLDYTKSSRHREEEPDEMEPSSDAEDCDMTQDCLEDRKYPGEVTTPSFKVKFQPKDSKKELLSCPTPGCDGSGHITGNYASHRSLSGCPLADKSLRSLMAAHTPELNFTPTLSSVLELDFDPLSSLRCPTPGCDGSGHITGNYTSHRSISGCPRAKKSGIKTPTKDNQEDSELLKCPVPGCDSLGHISGKYATHRSAYGCPLAARRQKEGLLNGTPFNWKAFKTEGPTCPTPGCDGSGHANGSFLTHRSLSGCPRALFAKKKAKFPTEDYLSTKFRASDVLDNDEDIKQLNKEINDLNESNNEMEADMVNLQTQISSMEMNLKTIEHENKMIEEQNEALFAELSGLSRALIRSLANISLPHMQEPITEQNFDSYVSTLTHMYTNKDRFQSAENKALLETINRAVKGIKV
- the LOC120829189 gene encoding myelin transcription factor 1 isoform X12, encoding MKLCRTFLENEFRGELVNQRWTRGERTSTRCQASQRLQSRRPIMMSVESDTKRTRTRSKGIRVPIELVGQELSCPTPGCNGSGHISGRYSRHRSILGCPVARKRRLEEAEAEQEQDAEQPAAKRKSPPLRMALDEGFSAESDGGSEAEGEGQRSGETAETKGEEEEEDMAEDPLQDGQTNGQENGTRVEEEEEREEEVGQKEENSFAADEDEECVIVGPRLGPAPPARRECRSASQSAEEVADSLLHLGRVSDSFAPAVAVHQPVAVDTEEEVTVAAKRGEDAKDEQEGNMTEREEEEEVQASEEAAEVEEEEVEDKKGECPDSSSHVIQENHQHLTQDVRHQQIKGDEEEEEDMAAPSAEEEKEEERHKEVRHNLPNSDVPTAIRNITSTAAAQGTHTKAEDLTASPLEDHKSLRTSPLEDHNSLRASPLEDHNSLRTSPLEDHNSLRASPLEDHKSLRTSPLEDHNSLRTSPLEDHKSLRASPLQDHNSLRASPLEDHKSLRASPLQDYKSPRASPLQDHKSLRASPLEDYKSLRASPCDKYSRAGPLDKYDFHKPGLLQNYTAGPPLSYGLNRVSPLEDHFPNLRGENYKVHRAVSSTSPDVIEVRSDRSEERDFEDVDGDDERDDDDSLSQRSTVTDESEMFDITRGNLGLLEQAIALKAEQVKPAGPGELLRTPDIHQQRYFTMDDRPKHLDVIRKSYFSKESSRPEKREIKCPTPGCDGTGHVTGLYPHHRSLSGCPHKDRIPPEILAMHENVLKCPTPGCTGQGHVNSNRNTHRSLSGCPIAAAEKLSKGLDKQHLSQPGSEQLKGSLNDRVLRPMCFVKQLEVPQYGSYRPNMAPATPRANLAKELEKYSKVSFDYASFDAQVFGKRTLAPKMPASETPPKAFKTKPSFPKSPSPSLPGYGKSSSLAYDYSHDAEAAHMAATAILNLSTRCWEKPENLSTKAPSKELAIEVDENGTLDLSMKKPIKREGSSPGVRSPDPSSSSSSSSTSSLRHGGSSGVTSPHLHTYKQEEWEGPLDYTKSSRHREEEPDEMEPSSDAEDCDMTQDCLEDRKYPGEVTTPSFKVKFQPKDSKKELLSCPTPGCDGSGHITGNYASHRRCPTPGCDGSGHITGNYTSHRRCPVPGCDSLGHISGKYATHRSAYGCPLAARRQKEGLLNGTPFNWKAFKTEGPTCPTPGCDGSGHANGSFLTHRSLSGCPRALFAKKKAKFPTEDYLSTKFRASDVLDNDEDIKQLNKEINDLNESNNEMEADMVNLQTQISSMEMNLKTIEHENKMIEEQNEALFAELSGLSRALIRSLANISLPHMQEPITEQNFDSYVSTLTHMYTNKDRFQSAENKALLETINRAVKGIKV